Below is a genomic region from Miniphocaeibacter halophilus.
TGATATGTCCCTGGCATATGATTCAAATATAAAGTTTTTTTCAGAACAGGATTTAATAGAAGTAGGAAAAATTAAAGGTGTCAAAAATGTAGAAATAACCGGTGTAAACACCGATTCAAATAATGCTTCAATGATTTTGGAAACAGATAAAACTACAGAAAATTCTACAGCTGAACTAGTAAAAAACACAGATAAAAAATTAGTCGAGGGAAGAAATTTAACATCCGTAGACAATAAAACCAAAAATAGGGTAGTTGTTATTAGTGACTATATTGCAAAAAAGCTTTTTGAAGATAAAAATTCCTATCTAGGTAAAAATATAAAGATTAATGGTCTAAATTACCAAATAGTAGGTGTTTATAAAGGTGCTACCGGTATGATGGCAATGATGAATTATTCTCTATTAATTCCAAAAGATACATATGAATTTTATAATGAGGCAAAATTTGCAAGTGCTTCAATAACCTTGTATTTGGAAAAAGGTGCTCAGGTTTCAGATGTATCGGAAAAAGTTGTAGATTTTTTAGCCGACAATGGAAGCATGAAAAATTTAGGCAAATATACCTTTGTGGATATTGGAGAAATAATGGATGGTATATCCAATATTCTAGATAGCATTACTACTTTTATAGCCTTAATAGGAGGTATTTCACTTCTAATAGCAGGAATAGGAATAATGAATATGATGTTTATATCAGTTTCTGAAAGAACAAAGGAAATTGGAATAAGAAGAGCTTTAGGAGCAACAAAGAAGAATATTACAATACAATTTTTATTAGAAGGAATAATAATAACTGTAATTGGCGGAATATTAGGGTATTTCTTTGGTATACTATTTGCTATGATAATAGCTATATTTTTACCTTTTACAATTTCAATAGAGACAGGCCCTGTACTTGTTTCCCTATTTATTTCTCTAGCAATAGGCATTATATTTAGCTATAGTCCGGCAAAAGCTGCAGCAAATAAAAATGTAATTGAAATACTAGCCTAGTATAAAATTTAATAAATAATTTATAAATCAAATATATCTATATAGGTGTATTTGATTTTTTTAAACTTAAAATTATTGTAAAACGATAATTTAACTGATATAATTATTGTAAAACAATAATTATATCAAGGGGGGGATATTATGAATATGAAGAAGAAATTA
It encodes:
- a CDS encoding ABC transporter permease yields the protein MKFSVLFSDAFNAIKRNKKRSILTMLGIVIGIGAVIAIISIGQGFENYVVEELTEDESQDITSNITFQPNDMSLAYDSNIKFFSEQDLIEVGKIKGVKNVEITGVNTDSNNASMILETDKTTENSTAELVKNTDKKLVEGRNLTSVDNKTKNRVVVISDYIAKKLFEDKNSYLGKNIKINGLNYQIVGVYKGATGMMAMMNYSLLIPKDTYEFYNEAKFASASITLYLEKGAQVSDVSEKVVDFLADNGSMKNLGKYTFVDIGEIMDGISNILDSITTFIALIGGISLLIAGIGIMNMMFISVSERTKEIGIRRALGATKKNITIQFLLEGIIITVIGGILGYFFGILFAMIIAIFLPFTISIETGPVLVSLFISLAIGIIFSYSPAKAAANKNVIEILA